One Bombus pascuorum chromosome 4, iyBomPasc1.1, whole genome shotgun sequence DNA segment encodes these proteins:
- the LOC132905765 gene encoding sodium channel protein para isoform X37, whose amino-acid sequence MSEDSDSVSEEERSLFRPFTRESLAAIEARIAEEHAKQKELEKKRAEGEVRYDDEDEDEGPQPDQMLEQGAPIPVRLHNEFPPELASTPLEDIDSFYHNQRTFVVISKGKDIFRFSATDAMWILDPFNPIRRVAIYILVHPLFSLFIITTILVNCILMIMPTTPTIESTEVIFTGIYTFESAVKVMARGFILQPFTYLRDAWNWLDFVVIALAYVTMGIDLGNLAALRTFRVLRALKTVAIVPGLKTIVGAVIESVKNLRDVIILTMFSLSVFALMGLQIYMGVLTQKCIKNFPEDGSWGNLTDENWERFVSNETNWYVDEAKNMPLCGNSSGAGQCLPGYTCLQGYGENPNYGYTSFDTFGWALLSAFRLMTQDYWENLYQLVLRSAGPWHMLFFIVIIFLGSFYLVNLILAIVAMSYDELQKKAEEEEAAEEEAIREAEEAALAKENKLAAQAAAREAAAVAAVAAADQIVKSPSDFSCHSYELFVGQEKGNDDNNKERMSIRSIESVSEHRVKQINNHTATTKPRKVSAASLSLPGSPFNLRRSSRGSHQFTIRNGRGRFVGPPGGDRKPLVLSTFLDAQEHLPYADDSNAVTPMSEENGTIVVPVYYANLGSRHSSYTSHASRLSYTSHGDLIGGIANAGKPMTKESQLRIRSVRPPSVNGHFTDSNQKYHYEGDLEDPMGKAKQQDNPFIEPSQQHAVVDMKDVMVLNDIIEQAAGRQSRTPEQGDDDEEGPKFKDKLLAAVLRCIDIFCVWDCCWLWLEFQKYVSLVVFDPFVELFITLCIVVNTLFMALDHHDMDKDMEKVLKTGNYFFTATFGIEATLKLIAMSPKYYFQEGWNIFDFIIVALSLLELGLEGVQGLSVLRSFRLLRVFKLAKSWPTLNLLISIMGRTVGALGNLTFVLCIIIFIFAVMGMQLFGKNYTDNVDRFPDGDLPRWNFTDFMHSFMIVFRVLCGEWIESMWDCMLVGDVSCIPFFLATVVIGNLVVLNLFLALLLSNFGSSNLSAPTADNDTNKIAEAIDRIARFIKWIKRNVLYLAKMMRAKLTNQISDQAPGEGPSNSWKEDLADGELDAYRDKKSAKEINQLEVAIGDGMEFTIHGDLKNKLKKGKLCMNNSKVIANSINHRDYRLDNDYINQNEDDTISNKSYGSHKNRAFKDESHKGSMDSLDGEEKKDASKEDLEQEEDLGEEGEEGEGVLGDAIIQADEDPIESDYPADCCPENCYKKFPFLAGDDDAPFWQGWANLRLKTFQLIENKYFETAVILMILLSSMALALEDVHLQQRPILQDILYYMDRIFTVIFFLEMLIKWLALGFKKYFTNAWCWLDFIIVMVSLINFVASLCGAGGIQAFKTMRTLRALRPLRAMSRMQGMRVVVNALVQAIPSIFNVLLVCLIFWLIFAIMGVQLFAGKYFKCVDANKTTLSHEIIPDRNACLAENYTWENSPMNFDHVGKAYLCLFQVATFKGWIQIMNDAIDSRELNKQPIRETNIYMYFYFVFFIIFGSFFTLNLFIGVIIDNFNEQKKKAGGSLEMFMTEDQKKYYNAMKKMGSKKPLKAIPRPRWRPQAIVFEIVTDKKFDMIIMLFIGLNMLTMTLDHYQQTQTFSDVLDYLNMIFIVIFTSECLMKIFALRYHYFKEPWNLFDFVVVILSILGLVLSDIIEKYFVSPTLLRVVRVAKVGRVLRLVKGAKGIRTLLFALAMSLPALFNICLLLFLVMFIFAIFGMSFFMHVKDKSGLDDVYNFKTFGQSMILLFQMSTSAGWDGVLDGIINEEDCQEPNNEIGYPGNCGSSTIGIAYLLSYLVISFLIVINMYIAVILENYSQATEDVQEGLTDDDYDMYYEIWQQFDPDGTQYIRYDQLSDFLDVLEPPLQIHKPNKYKIVSMDIPICKGDMMFCVDILDALTKDFFARKGNPIEESAEIEVQTRPGEAGYEPVSSTLWRQREEYCARLIQNAWRKHKQQRLGGPSEESDDADTDPRVRQTAVLVESDGFVTKNGHRVVIHSRSPSVTSRTADV is encoded by the exons GTTCGGTATgacgacgaggacgaggacgaggGTCCTCAGCCGGATCAGATGCTCGAGCAAGGAGCACCGATTCCGGTCCGACTGCACAACGAATTTCCACCCGAGTTGGCCTCCACACCTCTCGAGGATATCGATAGCTTCTATCATAACCAAAGg ACCTTCGTCGTCATCAGCAAGGGAAAGGACATATTCAGGTTCTCAGCGACAGATGCGATGTGGATCCTCGACCCGTTCAACCCAATACGACGTGTGGCCATTTACATATTGGTTCACCCACTGTTCTCCCTCTTCATTATCACTACAATATTGGTTAACTGCATACTCATGATCATGCCCACTACGCCCACCATCGAGTCTACGGA AGTGATATTTACGGGCATCTACACATTTGAGTCCGCCGTTAAGGTGATGGCGAGGGGTTTCATTCTGCAGCCTTTTACCTATCTTAGAGATGCATGGAATTGGCTCGACTTCGTAGTTATAGCTTTAGC TTATGTGACGATGGGCATAGATCTAGGCAACCTTGCCGCTCTCAGGACATTTCGAGTCCTCCGAGCCTTGAAGACTGTCGCTATTGTACCAG GTCTGAAAACCATTGTCGGCGCTGTGATAGAATCCGTGAAGAACCTGCGCGATGTGATAATCCTGACGATGTTCTCTCTTTCCGTCTTTGCGCTGATGGGCCTCCAGATTTACATGGGGGTGCTCACGCAAAAGTGTATAAAGAACTTTCCCGAGGACGGCTCCTGGGGCAATCTCACCGATGAAAACTGGGAGCGATTCGTTAGCAATGAAA cTAATTGGTACGTGGACGAGGCGAAAAACATGCCTTTGTGTGGAAATTCATCTGGAGCAGG GCAGTGCCTTCCTGGCTACACGTGTTTACAAGGATACGGTGAAAATCCGAATTATGGTTACACGAGTTTCGACACCTTTGGCTGGGCTCTACTCTCCGCTTTTCGTTTGATGACGCAAGATTATTGGGAAAATCTGTATCAACTGGTGCTTAGATCGGCCGGTCCATGGCATATGTTGTTCTTTATCGTGATCATTTTCCTCGGCTCCTTTTATCTGGTTAACTTAATCCTCGCTATTGTCGCGATGTCTTATGACGAGTTGCAAAAGAAAGCTGAAGAAGAGGAAGCTGCTGAGGAAGAAGCCATAAGA GAAGCCGAGGAAGCAGCTCTAGCGAAAGAGAATAAGCTGGCGGCGCAGGCGGCGGCTCGGGAGGCGGCAGCCGTTGCGGCGGTGGCCGCCGCCGATCAGATCGTCAAATCACCGTCAGACTTCTCATGTCATAGCTATGAACTGTTTGTTGGTCAGGAAAAAGGGAACGACGATAACAACAAGGAGAGGATGAGCATACGTTCGATCGAGTCAGTCAGCGAGCATAGAGTGAAACAGATCAACAATCACACGGCCACCACTAAACCACGAAAAGTCAGCGCT GCGAGTCTTAGTCTGCCTGGTTCACCGTTCAATCTCCGTCGAAGCAGCCGCGGTAGCCATCAGTTCACGATCAGAAATGGCCGGGGCCGTTTCGTCGGACCGCCAGGAGGCGACCGGAAGCCGTTGGTCCTGTCGACGTTCCTCGACGCCCAGGAACACCTGCCATACGCGGACGACTCGAACGCGGTCACGCCAATGTCCGAGGAGAATGGCACGATCGTCGTGCCTGTCTACTACGCGAATCTTGGGTCCAGGCACTCGTCGTACACGTCGCACGCATCACGGCTTTCGTACACGTCCCATGGTGATTTGATCGGTGGAATAGCAAACGCGGGGAAACCGATGACGAAGGAGAGCCAGCTGAGAATCAGATCTGTCAGGCCACCATCCGTGAATGGCCATTTCACGGATTCTAATCAGAAGTACCATTAC GAGGGTGATCTAGAAGATCCTATGGGCAAGGCAAAGCAACAAGACAATCCGTTTATAGAGCCTTCGCAACAACATGCCGTAGTTGATATGAaag ACGTGATGGTGCTGAACGATATCATAGAACAGGCCGCGGGTCGACAGAGCAGAACACCGGAGCAAGGAG ACGACGATGAAGAAGGGCCAAAGTTTAAGGACAAATTGTTGGCCGCGGTGCTACGTTGCATCGATATCTTCTGCGTGTGGGATTGTTGCTGGTTGTGGCTTGAGTTTCAAAAATACGTGTCTCTTGTGGTGTTCGATCCATTCGTAGAGTTGTTCATCACCCTTTGTATCGTCGTCAATACATTGTTCATGGCGCTCGATCATCACGATATGGACAAGGATATGGAAAAAGTGCTCAAGACAGGAAACTAC ttCTTCACGGCAACATTCGGTATCGAGGCAACGCTGAAACTGATAGCAATGAGTCcgaaatattactttcaagaAGGATGGAATATTTTCGACTTCATTATCGTCGCTCTTTCGCTTCTGGAATTGGGATTAGAAGGTGTCCAAGGTCTCTCCGTATTGCGATCGTTCAGATTG TTAAGAGTGTTCAAACTGGCGAAGTCGTGGCCTACGTTGAATCTGCTAATTTCCATCATGGGCAGAACAGTAGGAGCGCTGGGTAACCTGACGTTCGTGTTATGTATCATCATCTTCATTTTCGCCGTGATGGGTATGCAATTGTTTGGGAAGAACTATACGGACAACGTCGATCGGTTCCCCGATGGAGATCTACCGAGATGGAATTTCACCGATTTTATGCATTCGTTCATGATCGTGTTTCGCGTACTCTGTGGAGAGTGGATCGAGTCTATGTGGGATTGTATGCTTGTGGGCGACGTCTCTTGCATACCATTCTTTCTGGCTACTGTTGTCATCGGTAATCTGGTT GTGCTGAATCTCTTCTTGGCTTTGTTGCTGAGCAACTTCGGTTCGTCGAATCTATCGGCGCCGACCGCGGACAACGATACGAACAAGATCGCGGAGGCGATCGATCGAATAGCACGATTTATTAAGTGGATCAAGCGAAATGTCCTTTATCTTGCTAAAATGATGCGAGCCAAACTCACCAATCAGATATCCGATCAGGCGCCAGGTGAGGGACCGTCCAACAGTTGGAAAGAAG ATCTTGCAGATGGAGAGCTGGATGCGTATAGAGATAAAAAGAGTGCCAAGGAGATAAACCAACTCGAAGTTGCTATCGGAGATGGAATGGAATTTACCATCCATG gAGATCTAAAGAATAAATTGAAGAAGGGTAAACTGTGCATGAACAACAGCAAAGTTATAGCAAATTCGATAAACCATCGTGACTACAGGCTGGACAACGATTATATTAATCAGAACGAGGATGATACCATCAg TAATAAATCATATGGCAGCCACAAGAATAGAGCGTTCAAGGACGAAAGTCATAAGGGAAGTATGGACTCGTTGGATGgtgaagaaaagaaggatGCGAGTAAAGAAGACCTGGAACAAGAAGAAG ATCTTGGAGAAGAGGGAGAGGAGGGAGAAGGCGTCCTAGGAGATGCAATTATCCAAGCAGACGAAGATCCCATCGAATCCGACTATCCGGCTGACTGTTGTCCAGAAAATTGTTACAAGAAATTCCCGTTCTTAGCTGGTGACGATGACGCTCCATTTTGGCAAGGTTGGGCCAACTTGAGACTGAAGACCTTCCAACTAATTGAGAACAAGTATTTTGAGACTGCCGTCATTTTGATGATCCTTTTGAGTAGTATGGCTCTC GCCTTGGAAGATGTGCATCTTCAACAACGACCCATTCTGCAAGATATCTTATACTACATGGACCGAATATTTACTGTGATTTTCTTCCTCGAAATGTTAATCAAATGGTTGGCTCTCGGCTTCAAAAAGTACTTCACGAACGCTTGGTGCTGGCTTGATTTCATCATTGTCATG GTGTCACTCATTAACTTCGTAGCGTCGCTCTGTGGCGCTGGCGGGATCCAAGCCTTCAAAACAATGAGGACCCTAAGGGCCCTAAGGCCACTCAGGGCGATGTCTAGAATGCAGGGAATGCGG GTAGTCGTCAACGCTTTGGTTCAAGCCATTCCATCCATTTTCAACGTGTTACTGGTGTGTCTTATCTTCTGGTTGATCTTCGCCATTATGGGTGTACAGCTTTTTGCCGGCAAATATTTCAAg TGCGTAGATGCCAATAAAACAACACTCAGCCACGAAATAATCCCTGACCGAAATGCCTGTTTGGCTGAGAACTATACCTGGGAGAATTCTCCGATGAATTTCGACCACGTAGGAAAGGCTTATCTGTGCTTGTTCCAAGTGGCCACGTTTAAAGGATGGATTCAGATCATGAATGACGCGATAGATTCTAGGGAG CTCAACAAACAACCAATTCGTGAAACAAACATCTACatgtatttctattttgtATTCTTCATTATATTCGGATCGTTTTTTACCCTTAATCTATTCATTGGTGTGATCATCGATAACTTCAACGAGCAGAAGAAAAAGGCGGGTGGTTCCCTCGAGATGTTCATGACGGAAGACcagaagaaatattacaacGCTATGAAAAAGATGGGTAGCAAGAAACCATTGAAAGCCATTCCACGTCCAAGA TGGAGGCCGCAGGCGATAGTGTTTGAAATAGTGACGGACAAAAAGTTCGATATGATAATCATGTTGTTCATCGGACTGAATATGCTTACGATGACGTTGGACCACTATCAACAAACTCAGACTTTCAGCGATGTTCTGGACTATCTAAACATGATATTCATTGTGATATTCACCAGCGAGTGTCTCATGAAGATCTTCGCTCTGCGTTACCACTATTTCAAGGAGCCATGGAACCTCTTTGattttgttgttgttatattgtcaatattag GTCTGGTTCTCAGCGATattattgagaaatatttcgtatcgCCGACCTTGCTCCGTGTAGTAAGGGTGGCAAAAGTCGGTCGTGTGCTTCGACTCGTAAAAGGTGCTAAGGGTATTCGAACTCTTCTCTTCGCCCTGGCGATGTCGTTACCAGCTCTCTTCAATATTTGCCTATTACTGTTTTTGGTGATGTTTATCTTCGCGATTTTTGGAATGTCATTCTTCATGCACGTGAAAGACAAGAGCGGACTGGATGATGTATACAATTTCAAAACGTTCGGCCAGTCGATGATATTGCTATTCCAG ATGTCAACGTCTGCCGGTTGGGATGGCGTCCTCGACGGTATAATAAACGAGGAGGACTGCCAGGAACCGAACAACGAGATAGGATATCCGGGCAACTGTGGTTCGTCCACGATCGGCATCGCCTATCTTCTCTCGTACCTGGTGATCAGCTTCTTGATCGTGATAAACATGTACATCGCCGTGATCTTGGAGAATTACTCCCAAGCTACCGAGGATGTGCAGGAGGGTCTGACGGATGACGACTACGACATGTACTACGAGATCTGGCAACAGTTCGACCCAGATGGAACGCAGTACATCAGATACGATCAGCTGTCCGATTTCTTGGACGTGCTGGAGCCGCCGTTACAGATACACAAGCCAAACAAGTATAAGATCGTATCTATGGACATCCCGATATGCAAGGGAGATATGATGTTCTGCGTAGACATTCTGGATGCTCTCACGAAAGACTTCTTCGCGCGCAAGGGTAATCCGATCGAGGAGTCGGCAGAGATCGAGGTTCAGACGCGTCCAGGTGAGGCTGGTTACGAACCAGTTTCCTCGACTCTGTGGCGTCAGCGTGAGGAGTATTGCGCGCGTCTGATTCAGAACGCCTGGAGAAAGCACAAGCAACAACGTCTAGGCGGACCAAGCGAAGAAAGCGACGACGCTGACACCGATCCACGGGTCAGACAGACCGCGGTCTTGGTCGAGAGTGACGGTTTCGTGACGAAAAATGGCCACAGAGTCGTCATACATAGCCGATCGCCGAGCGTAACCTCGAGAACCGCGGACGTCTGA